Proteins found in one Populus alba chromosome 14, ASM523922v2, whole genome shotgun sequence genomic segment:
- the LOC140954564 gene encoding uncharacterized protein: protein MKPFLGSTSIAKLLVTLLPRAQNPCLRLLQASSILLALLLENEILFSNDWALKWTTLLLIAQRSISSDLAGPRADKGKYVVVSGALGYSTSHSTELFGKIYRDGTLTLLGSSWYQPRKANFKFFNMWVEHYDYNSLLLDHWYAKVYGSPIYVICRRLKLLKGLLKQLNKFHFGHILERVRRVEAELEQHQSLLQDYRDNVQLLAQYRKLRLEVVNLKSLEKMFHSQKLKSSEVGKVFVNFFQQLLGTSRATSPLDGSVVCYGPYVDSSLHTSLLATVSYADIKKALFSIDDTKFPSPDGYFAFFFKKSWDVVGPDLYVVLQDFFNSSQLLKQINHSIIALVPKSPHLGFLDIFVHLVMTCVETTSYSVAVNGELFRFFPGRCGVRHGDPLSPYIFIICMEYLSRMLNVASQNPSFWFHPKCQALGLSYLSFADDIILLCRGDINSVQVLLQQLMLFGQTFGLNINISKSSKYFGGVIDRVQQSILADTGFSAGAFLFRYLEVPLSPHRLLASQYSPLIHKLEAAIQGWLGKHLSYAGRFELINSVLYGMVQFWISIFPMPRAVIRQITYLYKNFLWTGDTYRSKSALVAWKIVCLSKNEGGLGLLDIQVGLNRKVDSLLMLMPLSGRQRKIMSTYFFGATRHSLYGAW from the exons ATGAAACCTTTCCTCGGTTCTACAAGCATTGCAAAACTCTTGGTCACATTACTTCCACGTGCTCAAAATCCTTGCCTCAGATTGCTTCAAGCCAGCAGCATCCTTCTGGCCCTACTCCTAGAGAACGAGATTCTGTTTTCCAATGATTGGGCCCTCAAGTGGACAACTCTGTTGTTGATTGCCCAGAGGTCAATCT CTTCTGATTTAGCCGGCCCTAGGGCAGATAAGGGCAAATATGTGGTTGTTTCAGGTGCTTTAGggtattccacttctcattcgaCAG AGCTCTTTGGGAAGATCTACAGAGATGGAACTCTAACTCTTCTTGGCTCATCATGG TATCAACCAAGGAAAGCTAACTTTAAGTTTTTCAACATGTGGGTTGAGCACTATGACTATAATTCTCTCCTTTTGGATCACTGGTATGCTAAGGTTTATGGCTCTCCAATATATGTTATATGTCGAAGGCTCAAGCTCCTCAAAGGTCTTTTGAAGCAGCTCAACAAATTTCATTTTGGCCACATCTTGGAGAGAGTTCGTCGAGTTGAAGCTGAACTAGAGCAGCACCAATCTTTACTTCAAGACTATAGGGACAATGTGCAATTGCTAGCCCAATACCGCAAACTTCGACTAGAGGTTGTCAATCTTAAATCTTTGGAGAAAATGTTCCATAGCCAAAAATTGAAAT CTAGTGAGGTAGGGAAGGTTTTTGTTAACTTCTTTCAGCAGCTTTTAGGTACTTCGAGAGCTACATCCCCTTTGGATGGGTCTGTTGTTTGCTATGGTCCCTATGTTGATTCTTCTTTGCATACTTCTTTGCTAGCAACTGTCTCttatgctgatataaaaaaggCCCTCTTCAGTATTGATGACACCAAATTCCCGAGTCCTGATGGTtactttgcttttttctttaagaaatcTTGGGATGTGGTTGGTCCAGACCTCTATGTTGTGTTGCAAGACTTCTTTAACTCTAGTCAGCTACTCAAGCAGATCAATCATTCTATCATAGCTTTGGTTCCAAAGTCTCCTCAT CTTGGCTTTCTTGACATATTTGTGCACCTAGTTATGACATGTGTTGAGACAACTTCATACTCAGTAGCTGTCAATGGCGAGCTCTTTAGGTTTTTCCCAGGTAGGTGTGGTGTGAGGCATGGGGATCCGCTATCACCATATATATTCATCATCTGCATGGAATACCTCTCTCGGATGCTGAATGTAGCTTCTCAAAACCCTTCTTTTTGGTTTCACCCAAAATGCCAAGCGCTTGGTCTCTCTTATCTTTCCTTTGCTGACGATATTATTCTGTTATGCCGAGGGGATATAAATTCAGTTCAGGTTCTCCTCCAACAATTGATGCTCTTTGGGCAAACATTTGGCCtgaatataaatatttctaAGTCATCAAAATACTTTGGTGGTGTAATTGATCGTGTTCAGCAATCTATTCTAGCAGACACTGGGTTCTCTGCAGGGGCTTTCCTTTTCAGATACTTGGAAGTTCCTCTAAGCCCTCATAGGCTCCTTGCAAGCCAGTATTCCCCTCTTATACACAAGCTAGAAGCTGCTATTCAGGGTTGGCTGGGCAAGCATCTCTCCTATGCAGGAAGATTTGAGCTTATTAACTCTGTATTATATGGGATGGTTCAGTTCTGGATCAGTATTTTCCCTATGCCACGTGCTGTTATTAGGCAAATCACTTATCTCTATAAAAACTTCTTATGGACAGGTGATACCTACAGAAGCAAGTCT